The DNA segment GCCGGTGGCCCACCCCCTCCCCCGAAGAGGGGCGGGCCACCGGCCTTCACTCTGGCCCGCCGCGAAGGGGCCGTTCAACGCCTGTTCGCGCGCTGTGGCACGGAAGTGACCGTTCCGCCACGGTGTCCGCGCCGTGCCACGGCACCCGCGTTCCGCCGTATGTGGGGACACGGTGTCGATGTGTTGACAATTCGGGGGTTATCTTACGAAGCAGCGTCAGGACCGGGCTGACCAGTGGGCCGATGCTTCCGCGTGCCCCGGTCGCGGGAACCGGGATCCGGCGCGGGGAACCGACAGCACCGACCGGGGGGAATGAGGGGGGAAGCAATGCCTCGATGGAAGGCCTTGCCGGACGAACTCGATCCGCAGATAAAGGAATTCACCAGCCAGTTGCGGCACCTCGTGGACCGCAGCGGCCTGGGGGTCGCGGCGCTGGCCGACCGGACCGGCTACAGCAGGACGTCGTGGGACAGCTACCTGGCCGGCCGGCTGCTCGCGCCCAAGGGTGCGATCATCGCGCTCGCCGAGGTCACCGGCAGCCATCCGGGCCACCTCACCACCATGTGGGAGCTGGCCGAACGGGCCTGGAGCCGGGCGGAGATGCGGCACGACCGCACCATGGAGCAGCTCCGGATCTCCCAGGCGCGCGCCGCCCTCGGGGTCGTCGGAGCGGCTCAGGCCGAGGCGGCCGGTGCCACCCGGACCACCCCTGAGGACGCGGCCCCCAAGGACGCGGCCCCCAAGGGCACGACCTCCAAGGGCACCAAGCCTGACGGCACCACCCCGGCGCTGGGTATCGCCGGCCCCGCGGGAGTGTCGCCGACCCTCCCGCGCCGTCCGACGGCCGCGGGGTCCGGGGAGCACGAGAAGGCGGACACCGGCGGCGCGGACTCCAAGCGCAACTCCTGGGGACTCGCGGGGTATCAGGGCCCTTCCCCGGCGAGCCGGCGACCCGTCCCCGGTGCGCGCACGGGTACGGGTGCGGGCGCGGGCTCCGACTCGGGCTCGGGTGTGGGCTTGGGCGTGGGCCCGGGTGTGGGCTTGGGCTTGGGCGGCGGTGCCGCCGTACGGCCGCCCGTCCCGCCGCACGAGGTCGACTCGACGTCGGTCCTGCCGAGTCCGTTCGGCGCCCCGCCCCGGGTGTCCGGTCCGGCGGGCGGAGTCCCGGCCGGAGGGTCCGGGGGCGGGCAGCGGCTGATGATGTTCCTGGCCGGCTTCGGCGCCGTGCTCCTCATCATCGGCGTCGTCTTCCTCTTCACCCACCGGGGCGGCGCAGGCGGGCACGAGGCCGCGACCAAGTCGTCCTCGCCGGCCGTCAGCGCCCAGCCGACGCTGCCTCCAGGGGTCAAGTGCGCCGGCGCGGCCTGCGCGGGCAAGGACGCCGAGGCCATGGGGTGCAGCGGCGAACTGGTGGCCACCGCCAAGACCGCCACCGTCGGCGCCACCACCCTGGAGGTCCGCTACAGCAAGACCTGCGGCACGGCCTGGGGCCGGATCACCGGGGGCTCCCAGGGCGACCGGGTGCGGGTGACCGTCGGCAAGATCCGTCAGGCGGGGGACATCGCCACCGCCGGGGACACCATCGCCTACACACCGATGGTGGCCGTGAAGGACGCGGCCGAGGTCAAGGCCTGCGCGATCCTGGCGGCGGGCCAGACGGGGTGCACGGCTTAGCGGCCGTTGCCGTAGCCGTAGCCGCAGCAGCGCCCGCGCTCGTAGCCGTACCCGTGGACGTAGCCGCACCCGCGGACGTACGGCGGGCAGCGGCCGCGGACCTGCGACGCGGGCCGCACCGCGGGCGTACGCCGGTACGTCCGCGGTGCGGACTGCACCGACCGCACCAACCACACCAAGTGCGGCCACAGCGCCGGGCGAAAGGGAGCCGTACAGCAATTCGGGTGTATTTCGCGGGAGAGGTGCATGAGCCGCCCGATCCTGGGCACGCGAATTCGTACCCCCACGGGAATCCGGTGTACCGGTATCCCCACCGGCGGCCGTCTTCGTCCCCCCTCTCCCGGACGGGACGGCCGCCCCCCTCCCCGGCCGCCGCGGCGGAGCCTGACTTGTGGGCTGAGCCACATGCCCCCGGCCGTCTCGTATGCCGGATGCGCGATAGCCTGACCGACGGAGATCTCTTGATGCCGAGAGATCGATCATCCGCACGGGGCAGGGACGCCCCACCGCCAGCTGTCATACGGAGAACGCCATGACCCGCACTCCCGTGAACGTCACCGTCACCGGCGCGGCCGGCCAGATCGGTTACGCCCTGCTCTTCCGCATCGCCTCCGGCCAGCTGCTCGGCGCGG comes from the Streptomyces sp. NBC_00820 genome and includes:
- a CDS encoding helix-turn-helix domain-containing protein, translated to MPRWKALPDELDPQIKEFTSQLRHLVDRSGLGVAALADRTGYSRTSWDSYLAGRLLAPKGAIIALAEVTGSHPGHLTTMWELAERAWSRAEMRHDRTMEQLRISQARAALGVVGAAQAEAAGATRTTPEDAAPKDAAPKGTTSKGTKPDGTTPALGIAGPAGVSPTLPRRPTAAGSGEHEKADTGGADSKRNSWGLAGYQGPSPASRRPVPGARTGTGAGAGSDSGSGVGLGVGPGVGLGLGGGAAVRPPVPPHEVDSTSVLPSPFGAPPRVSGPAGGVPAGGSGGGQRLMMFLAGFGAVLLIIGVVFLFTHRGGAGGHEAATKSSSPAVSAQPTLPPGVKCAGAACAGKDAEAMGCSGELVATAKTATVGATTLEVRYSKTCGTAWGRITGGSQGDRVRVTVGKIRQAGDIATAGDTIAYTPMVAVKDAAEVKACAILAAGQTGCTA